The following are encoded together in the Pungitius pungitius chromosome 7, fPunPun2.1, whole genome shotgun sequence genome:
- the bend5 gene encoding BEN domain-containing protein 5 isoform X2 has translation MQKKMKIPKMSIKNSGNSIENNCEERMPLRHKKALSQDHGRPLSNSSKSLAAVVARLERNAASCCVEGEEDLDEDRLAEEGEDADDEDEDMEGEHHHHHHNHQQQQQQQQQQQHLEVDTDCVSGAVPAVVPRVLYEELVHSYRQQEEEMRRLQQELERTRRQLVQQAKKLKEYGSLLTEVKELRDFNRRLQDVLLMRLGSEPMHDNGTQTIKAEVVEPIVEAQEACREEANTSSSYSPSPRTVYTCNDGKVHLGGGIWVEEEKWHQLQRTQGDSKFTKNLAVMIWGTETLKNRSVTGVATKKKKDALPKPPLSPSKLKIVRECLYDRVSQETADSAEITQRLSKVNKYICEKIMDINKSIKNEERRESKLLIRQTVKMENFTYDGM, from the exons ATGCAAAAGAAGATGAAAATCCCCAAGATGTCCATCAAGAATTCAGGAAACTCTATCGAAAACAATTGTGAAGAGAGAATGCCACTCAGGCATAAAAAG GCCCTGTCTCAGGACCACGGACGCCCCCTTTCCAACTCCTCCAAGAGCCTAGCAGCGGTAGTGGCTCGCCTGGAGAGAAATGCGGCCAGCTGCTGTGTGGAGGGCGAAGAGGACCTGGACGAGGACCGGCTCGCCGAGGAGGGCGAGGACGCAGACGACGAAGATGAAGATATGGAGGGAGagcatcaccatcatcatcataatcaccagcagcagcagcaacaacaacaacagcagcagcatttgGAGGTGGACACGGATTGTGTGTCTGGGGCGGTTCCAGCAGTGGTTCCCAGAGTCTTGTACGAGGAGCTGGTTCATAGCTACAggcaacaggaggaggagatgaggaggcttCAGCAGGAGCTTGAGAGAACCCGCAGGCAGCTGGTCCAGCAAGCCAAGAAGCTGAAGGAATATGGCAGTTTACTGACAGAAGTCAAAGAACTGAGGGACTTCAACAGGAGGCTGCAAGATGTACTTCTCATGAGACTTGGAAGCG AGCCTATGCATGACAATGGCACTCAGACAATCAAGGCTGAAGTGGTTGAACCCATTGTTGAGGCCCAGGAGGCATGCCGAGAAGAAGCCAACACCAGTTCCAGctactccccctcccccagaacAGTGTACACCTGCAATGATGGGAAG GTGCACCTCGGCGGAGGGAtctgggtggaggaggagaagtggcaCCAGCTACAGCGGACCCAGGGAGACTCAAAGTTCACAAAGAACCTGGCTGTAATGATCTGGGGCACAGAGACCCTCAAGAACCGTAGTGTCACTGGAGTGGCcaccaaaaagaagaaagatgcACTGCCCAAACCTCCGCTGTCGCCCAGCAAGCTGAAAATAGTCAGAG AGTGTCTCTACGACAGAGTGTCTCAAGAGACGGCCGACAGTGCAGAGATCACGCAGAGATTGTCCAAAgtgaacaaatacatttgtgaaaAGATAATGGACATCAACAAGTCCATCAAGAACGAGGAGCGGCGGGAATCCAAGCTGCTCATCAGACAGACTGTGAAGATGGAGAACTTCACCTACGATGGCATGTAG
- the bend5 gene encoding BEN domain-containing protein 5 isoform X1: protein MYAFVRFFEDDMCYALPVFNVEDFRPLHETDFDNQKVYLVHRTEENGSAGQPCEAQILALADTVEEFEDSIMQKKMKIPKMSIKNSGNSIENNCEERMPLRHKKALSQDHGRPLSNSSKSLAAVVARLERNAASCCVEGEEDLDEDRLAEEGEDADDEDEDMEGEHHHHHHNHQQQQQQQQQQQHLEVDTDCVSGAVPAVVPRVLYEELVHSYRQQEEEMRRLQQELERTRRQLVQQAKKLKEYGSLLTEVKELRDFNRRLQDVLLMRLGSEPMHDNGTQTIKAEVVEPIVEAQEACREEANTSSSYSPSPRTVYTCNDGKVHLGGGIWVEEEKWHQLQRTQGDSKFTKNLAVMIWGTETLKNRSVTGVATKKKKDALPKPPLSPSKLKIVRECLYDRVSQETADSAEITQRLSKVNKYICEKIMDINKSIKNEERRESKLLIRQTVKMENFTYDGM from the exons ATGTATGCTTTTGTTAGATTCTTTGAAGACGATATGTGCTACGCGTTGCCCGTTTTTAATGTCGAAGATTTCAGACCTCTGCACGAGACAGATTTTGATAATCAGAAGGTGTATCTGGTTCACAGAACTGAAGAGAATGGCAGCGCAGGCCAGCCGTGCGAAGCACAGATCCTTGCCCTTGCAG ATACAGTAGAGGAATTTGAAGACAGTATAATGCAAAAGAAGATGAAAATCCCCAAGATGTCCATCAAGAATTCAGGAAACTCTATCGAAAACAATTGTGAAGAGAGAATGCCACTCAGGCATAAAAAG GCCCTGTCTCAGGACCACGGACGCCCCCTTTCCAACTCCTCCAAGAGCCTAGCAGCGGTAGTGGCTCGCCTGGAGAGAAATGCGGCCAGCTGCTGTGTGGAGGGCGAAGAGGACCTGGACGAGGACCGGCTCGCCGAGGAGGGCGAGGACGCAGACGACGAAGATGAAGATATGGAGGGAGagcatcaccatcatcatcataatcaccagcagcagcagcaacaacaacaacagcagcagcatttgGAGGTGGACACGGATTGTGTGTCTGGGGCGGTTCCAGCAGTGGTTCCCAGAGTCTTGTACGAGGAGCTGGTTCATAGCTACAggcaacaggaggaggagatgaggaggcttCAGCAGGAGCTTGAGAGAACCCGCAGGCAGCTGGTCCAGCAAGCCAAGAAGCTGAAGGAATATGGCAGTTTACTGACAGAAGTCAAAGAACTGAGGGACTTCAACAGGAGGCTGCAAGATGTACTTCTCATGAGACTTGGAAGCG AGCCTATGCATGACAATGGCACTCAGACAATCAAGGCTGAAGTGGTTGAACCCATTGTTGAGGCCCAGGAGGCATGCCGAGAAGAAGCCAACACCAGTTCCAGctactccccctcccccagaacAGTGTACACCTGCAATGATGGGAAG GTGCACCTCGGCGGAGGGAtctgggtggaggaggagaagtggcaCCAGCTACAGCGGACCCAGGGAGACTCAAAGTTCACAAAGAACCTGGCTGTAATGATCTGGGGCACAGAGACCCTCAAGAACCGTAGTGTCACTGGAGTGGCcaccaaaaagaagaaagatgcACTGCCCAAACCTCCGCTGTCGCCCAGCAAGCTGAAAATAGTCAGAG AGTGTCTCTACGACAGAGTGTCTCAAGAGACGGCCGACAGTGCAGAGATCACGCAGAGATTGTCCAAAgtgaacaaatacatttgtgaaaAGATAATGGACATCAACAAGTCCATCAAGAACGAGGAGCGGCGGGAATCCAAGCTGCTCATCAGACAGACTGTGAAGATGGAGAACTTCACCTACGATGGCATGTAG